A window of the Lactuca sativa cultivar Salinas chromosome 5, Lsat_Salinas_v11, whole genome shotgun sequence genome harbors these coding sequences:
- the LOC111901558 gene encoding sterol 3-beta-glucosyltransferase UGT80A2 → MMEQSQEPAPKQDQASSSLSSSVEESVKIGKEVASNGGAEVDFSRDDDVAFASGGVVSNGDASYSGSDGRSVHKLRKLQSELTNFILGSSEKFESSSSQFTLEKSKTERPRRSKMLVDEKLSVNQKLQLLNKIATVKDGTVEFEIPGDVELSALETESDKCYNAFNEDLPDSSEPRYLRPLQIVILIVGTRGDVQPFIAIGKRLQEYGHRVRLATHSNFKEFVLTAGLEFYPLGGDPKVLAEYMVKNKGFLPSGPSEIPVQRSQMKDIIFSLLAACKEPDIDSGIPFRADAMMANPPAYGHTHVAEALKIPIHIFFTMPWTPTSEFPHPLSRVKQPAGYRLSYQIVDSLIWLGIRDMINDVRKKKLKLRPVTYLSGSQGSETDIPHGYIWSPHLVPKPKDWGPKIDVVGFCFLDLASNYKPPEELVRWLEAGPKPIYIGFGSLPVQEPEKMTQTIVKALEMTGQRGIINKGWGGLGILTEPKDFVYSLDNIPHDWLFLQCASVVHHGGAGTTAAGLKAACPTTIVPFFGDQPFWGERVHSRGVGPPPIPVDQFNLTKLVDAIKFMLDPKVKERAVELAKAMENEDGVEGAVKAFLKHLPQQIPADCKPSSTKPPTKTKPSKSKVPPPKHSASFSITGCFGCS, encoded by the exons ATGATGGAGCAATCTCAAGAACCGGCTCCTAAGCAAGATCAGGCTAGCTCTTCTTTGTCGAGTTCGGTAGAAGAGTCTGTTAAGATTGGGAAGGAAGTTGCCAGTAACGGTGGAGCTGAAGTAGATTTTAGTAGAGACGATGATGTAGCTTTTGCTAGTGGTGGTGTGGTTTCTAATGGCGACGCCAGTTATTCAG GGTCTGATGGCAGGAGTGTACATAAATTGCGTAAACTGCAATCAGAACTCACAAATTTTATACTTGGAAGTTCTGAGAAGTTTGAGTCATCTTCCAGTCAGTTTACTCTGGAAAAATCAAAAACTGAAAGGCCTAGACGTAGTAAAATGCTTGTTGATGAAAAGCTATCTGTAAACCAGAAG CTCCAATTGCTGAACAAAATTGCTACTGTAAAAGATGGCACAGTTGAATTTGAGATACCTGGAGATGTTGAACTGAGTGCTTTAGAGACTGAAAGTGATAAATGTTACAATGCATTCAATGAAGATCTCCCTGACTCATCAGAACCTCGGTATCTTAGACCTTTGCAAATAGTAATACTTATTGTTGGAACTCGTGGTGATGTGCAACCATTTATTGCAATCGGAAAGCGTTTGCAG GAATATGGGCATCGTGTTAGACTAGCGACTCATTCAAATTTCAAAGAATTTGTCTTGACAGCTGGATTGGAGTTCTACCCACTAGGTGGAGATCCAAAAGTTCTTGCTGAAT ACATGGTTAAGAACAAAGGATTCTTACCTTCTGGTCCATCGGAAATTCCTGTTCAGAGGAGTCAAATGAAAGACATAATTTTTTCATTACTTGCTGCATGCAAAGAGCCTGATATTGATTCTGGAATCCCTTTTAGAGCTGATGCAATGATGGCTAATCCCCCTGCATATG GACATACACATGTTGCAGAGGCACTGAAAATACCTATTCATATATTTTTCACAATGCCTTGGAC GCCTACTAGTGAATTTCCTCATCCTCTATCACGTGTCAAGCAACCAGCTGGATATAGA TTGTCATATCAGATAGTAGACTCTTTAATCTGGCTTGGAATTCGAGACATGATAAATGATGTTAGGAAGAAAAAGTTGAAGCTGCGACCTGTCACGTATTTAAGTGGTTCTCAAGGCTCTGAGACTGATATTCCACATGGATACATATGGAGTCCTCATCTTGTTCCTAAACCAAAAG ATTGGGGACCTAAAATTGATGTGGTTGGATTTTGTTTCCTTGATCTCGCATCAAACTACAAACCCCCTGAAGAACTTGTACGCTGGCTTGAAGCTGGCCCAAAGCCTATCTACATCGGGTTTGGTAGCCTT CCAGTTCAAGAGCCTGAGAAAATGACACAGACAATCGTTAAAGCCCTAGAAATGACTGGACAAAGGGGCATCATCAACAAAGGATGGGGTGGTCTTGGTATCT TAACAGAGCCAAAGGATTTTGTATACTCGTTGGACAACATCCCTCATGACTGGCTTTTCTTACAATGTGCATCTGTG GTGCACCATGGTGGTGCTGGAACTACAGCTGCTGGACTTAAAGCTGCG TGCCCAACTACAATTGTACCTTTCTTTGGTGACCAACCGTTTTGGGGAGAGCGAGTTCATAGCAGAGGCGTAGGGCCGCCACCCATACCAGTCGATCAGTTTAACCTCACCAAGTTGGTTGATGCAATTAAATTCATGCTAGATCCCAAG GTGAAGGAGCGAGCAGTGGAACTTGCAAAGGCGATGGAGAATGAGGACGGTGTGGAAGGGGCGGTTAAAGCATTTTTAAAACATCTTCCGCAACAAATACCGGCAGATTGCAAGCCTTCTTCAACAAAGCCTCCAACCAAaaccaaaccctcaaagtcaaaaGTACCTCCTCCCAAACATTCTGCTTCATTCTCAATAACCGGATGTTTCGGTTGTTCCTAG